One segment of Radiobacillus kanasensis DNA contains the following:
- a CDS encoding peptidoglycan D,D-transpeptidase FtsI family protein, producing MVNEKKKKRSPLPFRLNILFVFVFLLFSLLILQLGVVQILNGEEAQEKINRTVKDTSKSQVPRGKMYDRFGRLVLDNEPVRSITYTAPKNGASAEKKLDLAEKLSQYIDLEYPYDELRERDKKEYWYLQGENAETVADRLTKKEKEMEPSDQYQALLDHITEEDLATIDWNKQVIEVIAIKRELDEATELTPHIVKNEGVTQEEYAVVAEHLNQLSGIDASIDWERKPIFGQTFANYIGSITDSDEGIPSENEDYYLSNGYSRNDRVGTSGLEQEYESVLRGTKEQVLYTTNKDGEVVNSEVVVEGQRGNDLVLTIDMELQKRVDEIVKKELKAIRSDSGQNRYVEDALVAMLDPQTGEVLALSGQHYDSEENEIVDESFRVVYDQHRPGSTVKGASVLAGLDAGLIDMGTTFNDRSIKIAGTPEKRSYKTLGPVNDLKALERSSNVYMFFIAMRMLGDYNYQRNDSLNVTNTHAFQDFRNYFSQFGLGVETGIDLPYEANGYKGQNPQAGNLLDFAIGQYDTFTTLQLAQYVSTIANDGYRIRPRLVSEIRQPSLDDQLGPVVKNFNTDVLNKIEMDDQYIERVQQGFINVFHGSQGTANNTIWAGAPYKPAGKTGTAENAIYEDGKLITETENLTLVGYAPYDDPEVAFAVVVPHTGTYNSKYSVNHTIGRGIMDAYFNLKKERQQNGVDMNLKDKEKNQGSNEKNKEE from the coding sequence ATGGTCAATGAAAAGAAGAAAAAGCGTTCCCCGCTTCCCTTTCGTTTAAATATATTATTTGTTTTTGTGTTTCTTTTGTTTTCATTATTAATATTACAACTCGGAGTTGTTCAAATATTAAATGGAGAAGAAGCACAAGAGAAAATAAATCGAACGGTGAAGGATACGAGTAAAAGCCAGGTTCCAAGAGGGAAGATGTATGATCGATTTGGTCGATTAGTATTAGACAATGAACCTGTTCGTTCTATTACGTACACAGCACCAAAGAACGGGGCTTCTGCTGAGAAAAAGTTGGATTTGGCAGAGAAACTATCCCAGTATATAGACTTGGAGTATCCATATGATGAGCTTAGAGAACGTGATAAAAAGGAATATTGGTACTTGCAAGGAGAAAATGCAGAAACAGTAGCAGATCGACTTACGAAAAAAGAAAAAGAAATGGAACCATCGGATCAATACCAAGCGTTGCTTGATCACATAACAGAAGAAGATCTTGCTACAATTGACTGGAACAAACAAGTCATTGAGGTTATTGCGATTAAACGTGAATTGGATGAAGCAACGGAATTGACACCACACATCGTAAAAAACGAGGGAGTAACCCAAGAAGAGTATGCGGTAGTGGCCGAGCATTTAAATCAGTTATCAGGCATTGACGCATCTATTGACTGGGAAAGAAAACCGATCTTTGGGCAAACCTTTGCGAATTACATCGGAAGTATTACCGATTCAGATGAAGGAATTCCTAGTGAAAATGAAGACTACTATTTGTCCAATGGCTATAGTCGAAATGATCGTGTTGGGACAAGTGGTCTCGAACAAGAGTATGAAAGTGTATTAAGAGGAACGAAGGAACAAGTTCTTTACACGACTAATAAAGACGGGGAAGTTGTTAATTCTGAGGTTGTGGTAGAAGGACAACGAGGAAATGATCTCGTTCTAACGATTGATATGGAGTTGCAAAAGCGAGTAGATGAAATAGTAAAAAAAGAATTAAAAGCGATTCGTAGTGATTCTGGGCAAAACAGATACGTAGAAGATGCTTTAGTGGCTATGTTAGATCCGCAAACAGGAGAGGTGCTAGCCTTATCCGGCCAACACTATGATTCAGAAGAGAACGAAATTGTGGACGAATCTTTCCGTGTTGTTTATGATCAGCATCGACCGGGATCTACTGTGAAGGGAGCTTCCGTCTTAGCTGGATTAGATGCAGGTCTTATTGATATGGGGACAACATTTAATGATAGGTCAATTAAAATTGCTGGTACCCCTGAAAAAAGATCCTACAAGACTCTTGGACCGGTAAATGATTTAAAAGCACTCGAACGTTCATCTAACGTATATATGTTCTTTATTGCCATGAGAATGCTTGGCGACTATAACTACCAACGAAATGATTCGTTAAATGTTACGAATACGCACGCATTTCAAGATTTCCGCAACTACTTCAGCCAGTTCGGTCTTGGAGTAGAAACAGGAATTGACTTACCTTATGAAGCGAACGGTTATAAAGGGCAAAATCCTCAGGCCGGTAATCTGTTGGACTTTGCGATCGGACAATATGATACATTTACGACGTTACAATTGGCGCAATATGTTTCGACCATTGCGAATGACGGCTATCGGATTCGTCCAAGGCTAGTAAGTGAAATAAGACAGCCTTCTCTAGACGATCAATTAGGTCCGGTTGTAAAGAACTTCAATACAGATGTTTTAAACAAGATTGAGATGGATGATCAATATATAGAACGGGTTCAGCAAGGGTTTATAAATGTATTCCACGGATCCCAAGGTACAGCGAATAATACAATCTGGGCCGGTGCACCATATAAGCCTGCGGGTAAAACCGGTACTGCGGAAAACGCAATTTACGAAGATGGAAAGTTGATTACAGAAACCGAAAACCTAACATTAGTTGGGTATGCACCGTACGATGATCCAGAAGTTGCGTTTGCGGTAGTAGTTCCGCATACAGGAACCTATAACAGTAAATATTCCGTTAATCATACCATCGGAAGAGGAATAATGGACGCCTATTTCAATTTAAAGAAAGAAAGACAGCAAAACGGTGTAGATATGAATCTTAAAGATAAAGAAAAGAATCAGGGCTCTAATGAAAAGAATAAAGAAGAATAA
- a CDS encoding MFS transporter, whose amino-acid sequence MNLHQRALPKDVQIDKDLKLLLTIGGLYALGIFLSNTFVNIYLWKQSGQYVDIALYNLAVYVLQPLTFIVAGRFAKKIDRVIVLRLGVSFLSLFFLTVLLVGENAATFNMLLGALLGLGSGFYWLAFNVLIFEVTEPETRDFFNGFQGILQSLGGAVGPVLAGYIISRFNNFQGYTIIFSISFVMFILAVICTMFMKRRSAEGKFQLRRILQERKHNKDWKHILHANLSQGLREGMFVFVISIWVFIATQSELALGTFNLVFSGVSFIFYYVATRIIKPHMRKWAVFVGGLTLYLAIFLILLETSYTTLLIYGAIIGIGYPTLFVPYMSMTFDVIGKGWKAAEMRIEYIVVRELFTNIGRVSSIIIFIAAITIFEPERAIPFLFLTLGAGHFAIYFFIKDVTVTDVFAEQQHSVKQELAEEENR is encoded by the coding sequence ATGAACCTACATCAAAGAGCATTACCTAAAGACGTTCAAATCGACAAAGATTTAAAGTTACTACTCACGATTGGTGGATTATACGCACTAGGTATTTTCCTATCCAATACGTTCGTTAATATATACTTATGGAAACAATCCGGGCAATATGTAGATATTGCGTTATATAACTTAGCTGTTTATGTATTACAACCACTAACCTTTATTGTAGCAGGAAGATTCGCTAAAAAAATAGATCGAGTCATCGTATTACGACTAGGGGTATCATTTTTATCCCTGTTTTTTTTAACAGTCCTATTAGTAGGAGAAAATGCAGCAACGTTTAATATGCTGCTAGGTGCTTTACTGGGACTTGGGTCCGGTTTCTACTGGCTTGCCTTTAATGTATTAATATTTGAAGTAACAGAACCAGAGACAAGGGATTTCTTTAACGGTTTTCAAGGAATCCTTCAATCTCTTGGCGGAGCAGTTGGACCTGTTTTAGCAGGTTATATTATTTCAAGATTTAATAATTTTCAAGGCTATACCATCATCTTTTCCATCTCTTTCGTCATGTTTATCCTTGCTGTAATCTGTACCATGTTTATGAAAAGAAGATCAGCAGAAGGGAAATTTCAATTAAGGAGAATCCTTCAGGAACGTAAACATAACAAAGATTGGAAACACATTTTACATGCAAATTTAAGCCAAGGGCTTCGTGAAGGGATGTTCGTTTTTGTTATTTCAATTTGGGTATTTATCGCAACGCAAAGCGAACTTGCATTAGGAACATTCAATTTAGTGTTTTCAGGTGTTTCTTTTATTTTCTACTATGTAGCTACGAGAATTATTAAACCACACATGCGAAAATGGGCGGTCTTTGTAGGTGGATTAACCTTATACTTAGCGATTTTTCTTATCCTACTAGAGACAAGTTATACGACACTTCTTATTTATGGAGCGATCATTGGTATCGGGTATCCAACTTTATTTGTCCCTTACATGTCGATGACTTTTGACGTGATTGGGAAAGGGTGGAAAGCTGCAGAAATGAGAATCGAATATATTGTTGTACGGGAATTGTTCACCAATATTGGGCGTGTTTCTTCTATTATTATATTTATAGCGGCGATTACAATATTTGAGCCAGAAAGAGCGATTCCTTTTTTATTTCTAACATTAGGAGCCGGACATTTTGCCATTTACTTTTTTATAAAAGACGTGACGGTAACCGATGTTTTTGCGGAACAACAACATTCGGTTAAACAAGAATTAGCGGAAGAAGAAAATCGATAA
- a CDS encoding superoxide dismutase codes for MAKFELPELPYAYDALEPHIDKETMNIHHTKHHNTYVTKLNGALEGHEDLQNKSLDELLSDLNSLPESVRTAVRNNGGGHANHSLFWTLLSSNGGGEPTGDVADAISKKFGSFDAFKEEFANAGAGRFGSGWAWLVVNNGELEVTSTPNQDTPVMEGKSPILGLDVWEHAYYLKYQNKRPDYIAAFWNVVNWDKVNELYSAAK; via the coding sequence ATGGCAAAGTTTGAATTACCTGAATTACCTTATGCATACGATGCGTTAGAACCACACATTGATAAGGAAACAATGAATATTCACCATACGAAGCACCACAATACGTACGTAACAAAATTAAACGGTGCATTAGAAGGTCATGAAGATCTTCAAAACAAATCTCTAGATGAGTTGCTATCAGATTTAAACAGCTTACCTGAAAGCGTTCGTACAGCTGTCCGTAACAATGGTGGCGGACATGCAAACCACAGTCTTTTCTGGACGCTTCTTTCCTCAAATGGTGGAGGAGAACCAACTGGTGATGTAGCAGATGCTATTTCCAAAAAATTTGGAAGCTTCGATGCTTTTAAAGAAGAGTTTGCGAATGCAGGTGCTGGCCGTTTCGGTTCTGGTTGGGCATGGCTTGTAGTAAATAACGGTGAGCTTGAAGTTACAAGCACTCCTAACCAAGACACTCCAGTAATGGAAGGTAAATCTCCAATTCTTGGTCTAGATGTATGGGAGCATGCTTACTATCTAAAATACCAAAACAAACGCCCTGACTACATTGCAGCTTTCTGGAACGTAGTAAACTGGGATAAAGTGAATGAACTTTATAGCGCAGCAAAATAA
- a CDS encoding Na/Pi cotransporter family protein: MEINIQELIFEFIGGLGIFLLGIKFMGEGLQKSAGDRLRDILDKFTSNPFMGVLAGIIVTILIQSSSGTTVLTVGLVNAGFMTLRQAIGVIMGANIGTTVTAFIIGIDLGAYALPILAVGAFMIFFFKNNKITNIGQSIFGFGSLFFGLELMSAGMKPLREVQAFQELTLNMSDNPFLGVVVGTLFTVIVQSSSATIGVLQGLFDQGAMTLDAALPVLFGDNIGTTITAVLASIGASIAAKRAAYTHVLFNLIGTTVFLIFLGVYENVVEFLRDQFNLNPEMTIAFAHGGFNLTNTIIQFPFIGLLALIVTKLIPGEDVVVEYKPKHLDPIFLHQSPSVALDQAKEEIIRMGDYAYKGLEEAGLYLNNHIQKHSDMALQIEGALNNLDREITNYLVELSSASLSEADSHKHSTLMDSVRDIERIGDHFENIVELIDYKISNKVVLTEQAQQDLNDMFDLTLITVKQAVGALGRMDREAALAVVQKEDKIDQMERVYRKKHIIRLNEGLCTGPAGIVFVDIISNLERIGDHAVNIAEEVLGEDHL, translated from the coding sequence TTGGAAATAAACATTCAAGAACTCATATTTGAATTTATAGGTGGATTAGGGATTTTCTTACTTGGTATTAAGTTCATGGGAGAAGGTCTTCAGAAGTCCGCTGGGGATCGGTTAAGAGATATTTTGGACAAGTTTACGAGCAACCCTTTTATGGGTGTCTTGGCTGGTATCATTGTTACCATACTTATTCAAAGTAGTTCTGGAACGACCGTATTGACTGTCGGATTAGTAAATGCTGGTTTTATGACCTTAAGACAAGCAATAGGGGTTATTATGGGTGCCAATATCGGAACAACGGTAACAGCGTTCATTATTGGAATTGACTTAGGGGCATATGCATTGCCAATACTTGCTGTTGGTGCGTTTATGATTTTCTTCTTTAAAAACAACAAAATTACCAACATTGGTCAATCCATTTTTGGCTTCGGTTCTTTATTTTTCGGTTTAGAGTTAATGAGTGCTGGAATGAAGCCACTCCGAGAAGTCCAAGCTTTTCAAGAGTTAACATTGAATATGAGTGACAACCCATTCCTTGGTGTCGTGGTAGGTACACTATTTACGGTGATTGTACAAAGCTCTAGTGCAACTATTGGTGTCTTACAAGGGTTGTTCGATCAAGGTGCCATGACGCTTGATGCTGCTTTGCCCGTTTTGTTCGGAGATAATATTGGAACAACGATAACAGCAGTTCTAGCTTCAATTGGTGCGAGTATTGCAGCAAAACGTGCAGCTTATACTCACGTCCTATTTAATTTGATTGGGACCACGGTGTTTTTGATTTTCTTAGGTGTATATGAGAATGTGGTTGAATTCTTACGAGACCAATTCAATTTAAACCCTGAGATGACGATTGCTTTTGCACATGGAGGCTTTAACTTAACCAATACGATTATTCAATTCCCATTTATTGGTTTGCTAGCTTTAATTGTAACGAAATTAATTCCAGGTGAAGATGTCGTAGTAGAGTATAAACCGAAGCACTTAGATCCTATTTTCTTACATCAGTCTCCATCTGTCGCTTTGGATCAAGCGAAAGAAGAAATAATTCGTATGGGGGACTATGCGTATAAGGGACTTGAAGAAGCAGGGCTTTATTTGAATAACCACATTCAGAAACATTCAGATATGGCTCTTCAAATAGAAGGTGCATTAAATAATTTAGATCGAGAAATTACGAACTACTTAGTGGAGTTATCTAGTGCTTCTTTATCTGAAGCGGATAGTCATAAACATTCGACCCTAATGGACTCTGTAAGAGATATTGAACGTATTGGAGATCATTTTGAAAATATCGTCGAGCTCATAGACTATAAAATTTCCAATAAAGTGGTACTAACAGAACAAGCACAACAAGACTTGAATGATATGTTTGACCTTACGCTTATTACGGTAAAACAAGCAGTTGGAGCCCTTGGTCGCATGGATCGGGAAGCGGCATTAGCTGTTGTCCAAAAAGAGGATAAAATTGACCAAATGGAAAGAGTGTACCGTAAAAAACATATTATTAGACTAAATGAAGGACTATGTACTGGACCTGCAGGAATTGTGTTTGTGGATATAATCAGTAACTTGGAGCGAATAGGTGACCATGCTGTTAACATTGCAGAGGAAGTTCTTGGGGAAGACCACTTATAA
- a CDS encoding NfeD family protein, producing the protein MELLDLDWITFVITGLGTLFLFGELLVNRKGVFGLLGIAFISVYFLSYLEPGTFFLMITIYFVGLLLIIIDGKLLNDGTLSTIGTVAMLISVGLTAPNWTAGFYAILGVIIGGLSSFLFLKVYKRRDMWTKMALLDRLTKEEGYNSINSSYESLLNETAVTVTDMRPVGTIRIGEQEYSAISNGKWIEKGTSVRIAQVDGTRILVTELNTED; encoded by the coding sequence ATGGAATTACTGGATTTGGATTGGATTACGTTCGTTATCACTGGATTAGGAACGTTGTTTCTTTTTGGTGAACTTTTAGTAAATCGCAAAGGGGTATTTGGACTTCTTGGTATTGCGTTTATATCGGTTTATTTTTTATCCTATTTAGAACCAGGAACGTTTTTCCTTATGATTACGATTTATTTTGTCGGATTGTTACTTATCATTATTGATGGAAAGTTACTAAATGATGGAACTTTATCAACAATTGGAACGGTTGCCATGCTGATTTCGGTTGGTTTAACAGCTCCTAATTGGACGGCCGGATTCTATGCAATCCTTGGTGTCATCATTGGTGGTTTGAGTTCATTTTTATTTTTAAAAGTATATAAGCGAAGAGATATGTGGACGAAAATGGCCTTGTTAGATCGTTTGACAAAGGAAGAAGGGTATAACTCGATTAATAGTAGTTATGAATCATTATTAAATGAAACAGCTGTTACGGTGACAGACATGCGACCAGTCGGTACTATTCGTATAGGGGAACAGGAATATAGCGCGATATCCAATGGAAAATGGATAGAAAAAGGAACATCGGTAAGGATTGCGCAAGTTGATGGGACGAGAATACTTGTAACGGAATTAAATACGGAAGATTAA
- the ispG gene encoding flavodoxin-dependent (E)-4-hydroxy-3-methylbut-2-enyl-diphosphate synthase produces MTHRKNTRPVKVGNVMIGGKNEVVIQSMTTTKTHDVEATVAEIHRLEEAGCQVVRVACPDERAANAIPEIKKRINIPLVVDIHFNYKLALKAIEGGADKIRINPGNIGKRDKVEAVVNAAKEKGIPIRIGVNAGSLERHILEKYGYPTADGMVESALHHIKILEDLDFHDIIVSLKASDVNLAVEAYEKAAEAIPYPLHLGITESGTLFSGTVKSAAGLGAILSKGIGNTMRISLSADPVEEVKVARELLKSFGLASNAATLISCPTCGRIEIDLIKIANEVEEYISTIKAPIKVSVLGCAVNGPGEAREADIGIAGARGEGLLFRHGEIIRKVPEETMVEELKVEIDKIAEEYFAKQAEEEKQQNA; encoded by the coding sequence ATAACACATAGAAAAAATACACGACCAGTTAAGGTCGGAAATGTAATGATTGGTGGAAAGAATGAAGTTGTCATCCAATCAATGACTACAACCAAAACGCATGATGTTGAGGCTACCGTAGCTGAAATTCATCGTTTAGAGGAAGCAGGATGTCAAGTAGTACGTGTAGCTTGTCCGGATGAACGCGCAGCGAATGCTATTCCAGAAATCAAAAAACGAATTAACATTCCTTTAGTCGTCGATATCCACTTTAACTATAAACTAGCTCTTAAAGCAATTGAAGGCGGCGCGGATAAAATTCGTATTAACCCAGGGAACATTGGAAAAAGAGATAAAGTAGAAGCTGTTGTAAACGCAGCAAAAGAAAAAGGGATTCCGATTCGAATTGGAGTGAATGCTGGATCTCTTGAACGCCACATCTTAGAAAAGTATGGATATCCAACTGCGGATGGCATGGTAGAAAGTGCCCTCCACCATATAAAAATCTTAGAAGATCTAGATTTTCACGATATAATTGTTTCTCTAAAAGCATCTGATGTTAACCTTGCAGTTGAAGCATACGAAAAGGCAGCAGAAGCAATTCCGTATCCACTACACCTCGGTATAACAGAATCCGGAACTTTGTTCTCCGGAACGGTGAAGAGTGCAGCTGGTTTAGGTGCTATCCTAAGTAAAGGGATTGGAAACACAATGAGAATCTCATTAAGTGCCGATCCAGTAGAAGAAGTAAAAGTAGCTAGAGAATTATTAAAATCCTTTGGCTTAGCTTCCAATGCTGCGACCCTTATTTCTTGTCCAACATGTGGGAGAATTGAAATTGATTTAATCAAAATTGCCAATGAGGTAGAAGAATACATCTCTACTATTAAAGCCCCAATTAAAGTGTCGGTGCTTGGATGTGCTGTTAACGGACCTGGTGAAGCACGTGAGGCAGACATTGGAATCGCTGGAGCGCGAGGAGAAGGATTACTTTTCCGTCACGGAGAAATCATCCGTAAAGTACCAGAAGAAACCATGGTGGAAGAGCTTAAAGTAGAAATCGATAAAATTGCAGAAGAATATTTTGCAAAACAAGCAGAGGAAGAAAAGCAACAGAATGCATAA
- a CDS encoding DUF4190 domain-containing protein, producing the protein MDQSNRNRELDNVEKAPVSLEEEPNVLNAGQQGAQPIIEDEELYSLEEPYKQDVEIAQEMTVNDFNRPIHSDEQPTEMRSKVQTGFGWAALILSILSFFTMPIIFAAAGIILGFVSKGRGADTLGNASIIIGVVSIVLAIFIAPFV; encoded by the coding sequence ATGGATCAATCGAATCGCAATCGTGAGCTCGATAACGTTGAGAAAGCCCCAGTTTCACTAGAAGAAGAGCCTAACGTTCTCAATGCAGGACAGCAAGGGGCACAGCCAATCATTGAGGATGAAGAACTCTATTCCTTAGAAGAGCCGTATAAGCAAGACGTGGAGATCGCCCAAGAGATGACAGTGAATGATTTTAACCGACCAATCCATTCCGACGAGCAACCAACCGAAATGCGCTCGAAAGTTCAAACTGGATTTGGCTGGGCGGCATTAATTTTATCTATTTTATCTTTTTTTACAATGCCGATTATCTTTGCTGCCGCCGGGATTATCTTAGGTTTTGTATCAAAGGGTAGAGGTGCTGATACACTAGGAAACGCTTCGATTATCATTGGTGTCGTTTCCATTGTTTTAGCGATTTTTATAGCCCCTTTTGTATGA
- a CDS encoding DUF2624 domain-containing protein → MSSFMKKMALKKIKAIQADELLQYSKEYNIPITEQQANDIVSYMKKTKLDPFKEKDRTMMFKKLAQITDLPTAQKGQKLFVKLIREYGVESWFE, encoded by the coding sequence ATGAGTAGTTTTATGAAAAAGATGGCCTTAAAAAAAATAAAAGCAATTCAAGCTGACGAGCTTTTACAGTACAGTAAAGAATACAATATCCCTATTACCGAGCAACAAGCAAATGATATTGTAAGCTATATGAAGAAAACAAAATTAGATCCATTTAAAGAAAAAGACAGGACGATGATGTTTAAAAAATTAGCCCAAATTACCGATTTACCAACCGCTCAAAAGGGACAAAAGCTATTTGTTAAGCTCATCCGTGAATATGGGGTGGAATCCTGGTTCGAGTAA
- a CDS encoding deoxyribonuclease IV: protein MMKIGSHVSMSGKEMLLGSSKEAAGYGSNVFMIYTGAPQNTRRKPIEELNIEAGLQHMKENGLEEIVVHAPYIINIGNTTKKETFELGVNFLRSEIERTEAIGAKQIVLHPGAHVGEGVDKGIEKIIEGLNEVLHSGQKAQIALETMAGKGSEIGSNFEELARIIDGVKLDDKLSICLDTCHIHDAGYDIINDFDGVLEQFDRIIGLDRLKVIHVNDSKNPTGAKKDRHENIGFGHIGYDALHYIVHHPQLTNLPKILETPYVGEDKKNKKPPYRFEIEMLRGDSFVTDLKEKIMEQ, encoded by the coding sequence ATGATGAAGATAGGATCTCACGTTTCAATGAGCGGTAAAGAGATGTTATTAGGCTCTAGTAAAGAAGCTGCAGGATATGGCTCAAATGTGTTTATGATTTATACGGGTGCGCCCCAAAACACAAGAAGGAAACCAATTGAGGAATTAAATATTGAAGCAGGACTTCAACATATGAAAGAAAATGGGCTGGAAGAAATTGTAGTACATGCCCCATATATTATTAACATTGGGAATACAACGAAAAAAGAAACGTTTGAATTGGGCGTGAATTTTCTCCGAAGTGAAATAGAACGAACAGAAGCAATTGGCGCAAAACAAATTGTTCTACATCCAGGTGCACATGTTGGCGAAGGTGTTGACAAAGGAATCGAAAAAATCATCGAAGGGTTAAATGAAGTTCTTCACTCTGGTCAAAAGGCACAAATTGCATTAGAAACAATGGCAGGAAAAGGTTCGGAAATTGGAAGTAATTTCGAAGAACTTGCCAGAATTATCGATGGTGTTAAATTGGATGACAAGCTTTCTATATGCTTAGATACGTGTCACATCCATGACGCAGGTTATGATATTATTAATGACTTTGATGGAGTATTGGAACAATTTGATCGAATCATCGGCTTAGACCGTCTTAAAGTCATTCACGTGAATGATAGTAAAAATCCAACGGGAGCGAAAAAAGACCGTCACGAAAATATTGGATTCGGCCATATTGGCTATGATGCCCTTCATTATATCGTTCATCATCCGCAACTTACGAACTTACCAAAGATTTTAGAGACACCATATGTAGGCGAAGACAAGAAAAATAAAAAGCCTCCATATCGTTTCGAAATCGAAATGCTAAGAGGCGACAGTTTTGTGACCGACTTAAAAGAGAAGATTATGGAACAATAA
- a CDS encoding DEAD/DEAH box helicase, whose product MENHEFKQYALSPVMNQVIDKLGFKAPTPIQQKVIPLALRGESIIGQSHTGSGKTHAYLIPILNKIKEEQQSVQYVVTAPTRELAMQIYDEAKKMVEFTGEAPWSIKLLIGGTDKKKSIDKLKEQPHLVIGTPGRILDLLEEGALDFSSIQSFIVDEADLMLDLGLIQEIDKTLVRSNSRASVMVFSATIPERLQPFLKKYLENPHYFKMDDRLSPETMEHRLVPLRHRSIADTIIRISETIRPYLAIIFTNGKERADLLSEELIGKGFEVGLMHGGLTPRERKRVLKDIQALRYQYIVATDLAARGIDIKGVSHVINADLPSEEEFYIHRVGRTARAGMEGTAISLFKDEDLTLIERLEKKGLTFTSYDIKDGEWVETKAWNERKKRQKAESEVEKEAWSHVRKPKKVKPGYKKKMKKHQEKVKRKINRNKFKK is encoded by the coding sequence ATGGAAAATCATGAATTTAAACAATATGCGTTAAGCCCTGTTATGAATCAAGTCATTGATAAACTAGGTTTTAAAGCTCCAACTCCAATCCAGCAAAAGGTTATACCCTTGGCACTTCGAGGCGAGAGCATCATCGGTCAATCACATACTGGATCAGGAAAAACACATGCGTATTTAATTCCTATTCTTAATAAAATCAAAGAAGAACAACAAAGCGTACAATATGTCGTAACAGCACCAACACGAGAGCTTGCTATGCAAATATATGATGAGGCAAAGAAAATGGTAGAGTTTACCGGTGAAGCTCCTTGGTCGATTAAATTACTTATTGGGGGGACCGATAAGAAGAAATCGATTGATAAGTTAAAAGAACAGCCACATCTAGTAATCGGAACCCCTGGTCGGATATTGGACCTGCTAGAAGAGGGGGCATTAGATTTTTCTTCTATCCAATCTTTTATCGTCGATGAAGCGGATCTAATGTTGGATCTCGGATTAATTCAAGAAATAGATAAAACACTTGTGCGCTCCAATTCAAGAGCATCTGTCATGGTATTTTCAGCTACCATTCCAGAACGATTACAACCTTTTTTAAAGAAATACCTAGAGAATCCGCATTATTTTAAAATGGACGACAGGTTATCTCCTGAAACGATGGAGCATCGATTAGTACCTTTGCGACATCGTTCTATTGCGGATACAATTATTCGTATATCTGAAACAATCCGACCCTATCTAGCAATCATTTTTACAAATGGAAAAGAGCGGGCAGATCTTCTCTCAGAGGAACTAATTGGGAAAGGTTTTGAAGTTGGGTTAATGCACGGCGGATTAACGCCACGTGAGCGTAAGCGTGTATTAAAGGACATTCAAGCGCTACGTTACCAATACATTGTTGCAACCGATCTAGCTGCTCGCGGCATTGATATCAAAGGTGTAAGCCATGTCATTAATGCAGATCTTCCAAGTGAAGAAGAGTTTTACATCCACCGAGTTGGCAGAACGGCACGAGCAGGTATGGAAGGAACAGCGATAAGTTTGTTTAAAGATGAGGATTTAACACTAATTGAGCGCCTTGAAAAGAAAGGATTAACCTTTACTTCTTACGATATCAAAGATGGAGAATGGGTTGAGACAAAGGCTTGGAACGAACGAAAAAAACGTCAAAAAGCAGAATCAGAAGTGGAAAAAGAAGCGTGGAGCCATGTTAGAAAACCCAAAAAAGTGAAACCAGGCTATAAAAAGAAAATGAAAAAACACCAAGAGAAAGTGAAGCGGAAAATCAATCGTAATAAATTCAAAAAATAA